A genome region from Clupea harengus chromosome 7, Ch_v2.0.2, whole genome shotgun sequence includes the following:
- the LOC116220977 gene encoding E3 ubiquitin/ISG15 ligase TRIM25-like, with the protein MAEAAPSNHELCTCPICLDLLRHPVTIPCGHNYCMGCITSCWDREDQKGVYSCPQCRQTFTPRPVLNKNNIVAELVEQIKKTRIQAAAPVPCTAGPGDVECDVCTGTKLKAVKSCLECLVSYCETHYKVHNDIHPGRKHKVVDATGQLQERICTQHEKPLEIFCRTDLSCVCLLCLVDEHKSHDTVSASAGRREKQTHLGETQSKIQQRIQEREKELQDLRKAVETLKVSTDQRRGGQQLAAGGAISGSIRALLQSARQESVMLSHFPAPLSLTVGTRLCGGAE; encoded by the exons ATGGCAGAAGCGGCTCCAAGTAACCACGAACTTTGTACATGTCCGATTTGTTTGGATCTTCTTAGGCATCCAGTGACTATTCCTTGTGGACACAATTACTGTATGGGCTGCATTACGAGCTGCTGGGATCGGGAAGATCAGAAgggagtctacagctgcccccagtgcagacagacgttcACCCCAAGAcccgttttaaacaaaaataatattgttGCTGAACTTGTGGAACAGATCAAGAAGACCAGAATCcaagctgctgctcctgttccatgtactgctggacctggagatgtggagtgtgacgtctgcactgggacaaaactcaaagctgttaagtcctgtctggaatgtctggtgtcatactgtgaaactcactacAAAGTTCACAATGACATACACCCTGGGCGAAAACATAAGGTGGTTGATGCCACAGGCCAGCtacaggagaggatctgcacCCAACATGAGAAGCCTCTGGAGATATTTTGTCGTACGGATctaagttgtgtttgtttgctctgtctGGTGGATGAACACAAAAGCCATGACACTGTGTCAGCctctgcagggaggagagagaaacag ACACACTTGGGGGAGACCCAGAGTAaaatccagcagagaatccaggagagagagaaggagctgcaggacctgaggaaggctgtggagactctcaaggtgagtactgaccagaggagaggaggacaacagctggctgctggaggagccatTTCAGGCTCAATCAGGGCTCTCCTCCAGTCAGCCAGACAGGAGTCTGTAATGCTGAGCCACTTCCCAGCTCCTCTGAGCCTCACTGTGGGtaccaggctgtgtggaggagctgagtga
- the LOC105894976 gene encoding E3 ubiquitin-protein ligase TRIM47-like, giving the protein MAEAILKQEEDSFTCPVCLDLLKDPVTIPCGHNFCMRCIEGCWDQDDQRGVYSCPLCKDTFTPRAKLKKNHLIAEMVETFRKTRIQASPITPSNAGPGDVECDLCTGRKLKAVKSCLDCLLSYCETHFKAHTDVNPGRKHSVIDATGQLQERICSHHKKVFEIFCRTDQSYICYLCMVDEHKGHDTISAAAEWKDKQRQLGQTQRRFQQRIQEREKELQELRKAVDTLKSSAQTAVQDSERIFTEMIRSIERRCSEVKELIRAQEKAEVSRAEGLLKRLEQEIAELKRRDAELEQLSHTEDHIHFFKNFPSIRDSPHSSPSMTFNQSFSFEAVKESVSAVKVQLEEKLDDIFRQEVVRISAAVTNIQIIQSLECESLSLSHTHTRAHTHTHTHTHTHTIILLLSLVITLISIVAL; this is encoded by the exons atggCAGAGGCAATTTTAAAGCAAGAAGAGGACTCCTTCACGTGTCCAGTCTGTCTAGATTTGCTGAAGGATCCAGTGACTATTCCCTGTGGACATAATTTTTGCATGAGGTGCATTGagggctgctgggatcaggaCGATCAGAGAggagtctacagctgccccctgTGCAAAGACACCTTCACTCCCAGAgctaaactaaaaaaaaatcatctgatTGCTGAAATGGTGGAGACATTTAGGAAGACCAGAATCCAAGCTTCTCCTATTACTCCCTCTaatgctggacctggagatgtggagtgtgacctctgcactgggagaaaactcaaagctgtgaagtcctgtctggattgtctgttgtcttactgtgaaactcacttcAAAGCTCACACTGATGTAAACCCCGGGAGAAAACACTCAGTGATTGATGCCACAGGACAGCTACAGGAGAGGATCTGCTCTCATcataagaaggtttttgaaatattttgtcgaaCCGATCAGAGCTATATCTGCTATCTGTGCATGGTGGACGAacataaaggccatgacacaATCTCAGCTGCAGCAGAATGGAAAGACAAACAG aggcagttggggcagacccagaggagattccagcagagaatccaggagagagagaaggagctgcaggagctgaggaaggctgtggacactctcaag agctctgcacagacagcagtgcaggacagtgagaggatctttactgagatgatccgctccattgagagaaggtgctctgaggtgaaagagctgatcagagctcaggagaaggctgaagtgagtcgggctgaaggactcctgaagcgactggagcaggagattgctgagttgaagaggagagatgctgagctagagcagctttcacacacagaggatcacatccatttctTCAAG aaTTTCCCGTCAATCAGagactctcctcactcctcgcccagcatgaccttcaaccaaagcttctcttttgaggctgtgaaggaaTCTGTCTCTGCAGTGAAGGTGCAGCTGGAGGAGAAACTGGATGACATCTTCAGGCAGGAAGTAGTCAGGATATCTGCAGCAG TGACGAATATCCAGATCATTCAGTCTTTAgaatgtgagtctctctctctctcacacacacacacacgcgcacacacacacacacacacacacacacacacacacacaatcatactaTTGTTATCATTAGTTATTACACTGATCAGTATTGTAGCCCTCTGA